A section of the Arcobacter sp. LA11 genome encodes:
- a CDS encoding YciI family protein — protein sequence MQYLVIAYDNEGALEKRLEVREAHITGAKKMIADGKIISVGALIEEDKMVGSTAYVDFENDDEINEWLSNEPYVTNGVWNMDEFQIVPVKLLPKD from the coding sequence ATGCAATATTTAGTAATCGCATATGACAATGAAGGTGCTTTAGAAAAAAGACTAGAAGTTAGAGAAGCACATATAACTGGTGCAAAAAAGATGATAGCTGATGGTAAAATTATAAGTGTTGGAGCTCTAATAGAAGAAGATAAAATGGTTGGTTCTACTGCTTATGTAGATTTCGAAAATGATGATGAAATAAATGAGTGGTTATCAAATGAACCTTATGTAACAAATGGTGTTTGGAATATGGATGAATTCCAAATCGTTCCAGTAAAACTACTACCAAAAGATTAA
- a CDS encoding EAL domain-containing protein, with protein sequence MNTLEFKYLIQNAIYKTKYEPIIDVKTDEIYAYEALSKFELDQNIINTEEIFRKLHHNNRLFFELEKKNKKLQVQNYNENKKLFLNFDADIVYTKEQKDYWEYFLSYYKDEIVVEITENGSDDEKSTEIMHEFSSWLMKKGIDSALDDFAQDGSMFSFYLMNRSKYIKIDKSFLKQIRNNKNYLEYLKGLLKTIKLNGQKSIIEGIETKNDYKLVQELSCDYMQGFYFNDLVIIK encoded by the coding sequence ATGAATACTTTAGAATTTAAATACTTAATACAAAATGCAATATACAAAACAAAATATGAACCTATTATAGATGTTAAAACAGACGAAATATATGCATACGAAGCATTGTCAAAATTTGAATTAGATCAGAATATAATAAATACAGAAGAAATTTTCCGAAAACTACATCATAATAATAGACTTTTTTTTGAACTGGAAAAGAAAAATAAAAAACTTCAAGTACAAAACTATAATGAGAATAAAAAACTTTTTTTAAACTTTGATGCAGATATTGTTTATACAAAAGAACAAAAAGATTATTGGGAATACTTCTTGAGTTATTATAAAGACGAGATAGTTGTAGAGATAACTGAAAATGGTAGTGATGATGAAAAAAGTACCGAAATCATGCATGAATTTAGTTCTTGGTTGATGAAAAAAGGAATAGATTCTGCTCTTGATGATTTTGCACAGGACGGTTCGATGTTTTCTTTTTATTTGATGAATCGTAGTAAATATATAAAAATTGATAAATCATTTTTAAAACAAATACGAAATAATAAAAATTATCTAGAATATTTAAAAGGCTTGTTAAAAACTATAAAATTAAATGGACAAAAATCTATTATAGAAGGTATTGAGACTAAAAATGATTATAAACTAGTTCAAGAGTTATCATGTGATTATATGCAAGGTTTTTATTTTAATGATTTAGTAATTATTAAGTAG
- a CDS encoding isocitrate/isopropylmalate family dehydrogenase has product GSIGLLPSASTGDKTAIYEPIHGSAPDIAGQGIANPIATIESAGMMLRYSLGESEAADKIDAAIKKALKDGYRTKDLAAYDAKEVVTTAEMGDIFVEYIKTNKEYF; this is encoded by the coding sequence AGGTTCAATAGGATTATTACCATCAGCTTCAACAGGAGATAAAACAGCAATCTATGAACCAATTCATGGTTCAGCTCCTGATATTGCTGGACAAGGAATTGCAAATCCTATTGCAACAATTGAATCTGCTGGTATGATGTTAAGATATTCACTTGGAGAATCTGAAGCTGCTGATAAAATTGATGCAGCTATTAAAAAAGCTCTTAAAGATGGATATAGAACAAAAGATTTAGCAGCTTATGATGCTAAGGAAGTTGTTACTACTGCTGAAATGGGTGACATTTTTGTTGAATATATAAAAACTAATAAAGAATATTTTTGA